The genomic interval AAGCTCTTTTTTAGTAAAAGGCTGGCCGAAATAAGCTTCTTCACCCGATTCATTTACCAGATAAATTTGATAGCCAAGATTGCCCATGGATTTCAAATAGGAATTAAAAGAAGAACTAGATGAATGCATCTTCTCAAGACCTGAGGCGATTTCCTGGGCAATCGCTACATTTTGCCGATCAATTTTTTCCTTTGTAAAAGTCGCGTAGACGAAATTAGCTAATGTAAAACCAATGGTGCTGCTGATAACTAAAATGACAAGTGTTGCAACGATGAATTTCCGATAAAGAGTCTTCATTTCATTTCCTCGAGCTTATAGCCGATTCCGCGTATAGTTTGAATTTCTACCGTTGCTTTATATTTTTTTAAGCGTTCCCGGACGCGGTTGATATGTGTATTAAGCGTTTGTTCGCCGCCTTCATAATCGACTCCCCATGCTTGCTCAACCAATGCAGCACGAGGTGTAATTTTATTCACACGTGAAGCAAGAAGGCTTAGCAGTTCGAACTCTTTTAGGGGGAGAAGGATGGTTTCCTGATTAATCATTACTTCAAAGCTTTTACGGTCAATCATAAGATTTCCAACTTTGATTACGGTATCTATTGCTCGTTCAACACGTCTTAAAACGACGGCTACACGGAATAGCAGTTCTTTCACTTCGAACGGTTTTACAATATAGTCTTCCGAACCAGATAAAAAGCCTCGTTCTTTATCGTCAAGCTGTCCTTTGGCGGTAAGCAGAATGACGGGTATTTGGAAGTCATTTGACAATATTCTGGTCAACTCAAATCCATCCATCCCAGGCATCATCACATCGACAATGGCTAAATGAACGGTTTGCTCTTCTAAAAAGGCTAATGCTTCTTCGGCATTATTAGCGCGGTATACTTGATAGCCTTCACGACTTAAATGAATGAATATAAGCTGCTGAATGTAGACATCATCATCTACAACGAGTATTTTCATCAACGGACCTCCTCACAAGTAGAAATACAGAGGGGAGACCCCTCTGTATTTCTATAGACTATTATGAGAGGTCTCCTTAGCTTTTTCAAATAACAATATTAATGAAGGAAGAAGCATTCCGCGAACAAGGAATGTATCAATCAGGATGCCTACAGCTACCATGAATCCAAAGACAAACAGGTCGGCAATTGGCATCGTTGTCAAAGCTGCAAATGTAGCGGCCAAAATGACACCAGCCGATGAAATGACTCCGCCGGTATTGCGGATTGCAATTTCAAGAGCTTCCTTGACCTTATGTTTTTTCCTCTCCTCAATGAAGCGTGAAACCAGGATAATGTTATAATCAATGCCCAATGCCACAAGGAAGATGAAGGCGTAGACTGGCACACGGGTACTGATTGCATCATAGCCAAACAAGACGTCGACGAGAAAAATCCCAAGACCTAAGGCAGATACATAGGAAAGTAAAATTGTCGCCATCATATAAATCGGCATCTTAAATGAGCGGGTAAGAGCGAATAACAGCACCAAAATCAGAAGGGTTTCCAATAGTACAATCGTAACGATATCGCCGTTATTTACCTCACGCTCGTCTACTAACTTTACAGTGACCCCGCTGTAATAAGCTTCTCCATCTATTGAAAGCTCTTCTAGCATCTCTGGCGTTTTTTCACGCAATTCCTGCATGAAGTCGATTGCTTCTGTAGAATATGGATTCATTGTTAAGGCTACGCTCATTTTCGCTGCCTTTGAGTCCTCAGATTTTGCTGTCATGCGGACAGATGCAATTTCATCAAAGCCTTGCAGTTTTTCAATCACCGTTACTGTATCGTCTTCCGTCATAGGTTTATCGCTGACGATGAGCAGGGTAGATGGTGCAAGCTCCCCTTTGTCATATCCAGCTTCGACAATTTCATAGCCTACACGAGATGGCAGGTCTTCAGGGAATTTTTTCACTGTATCGAATTCATAATCAAGGTTCAGAACATTAAAAGCGGTTATCGCCATGAAGATTGCAACGATTCCACCTGATAGGCCGGGCTTGTTAACAACGAGCTTGGCAATCCGTCCCCATACACTATGTTTGACTTCTTTTTCCTGTCCGTACTTCGGCACTTTAGGCCAGAATGCTTTTCGACCGAACAGCGTAAATAATGCAGGTACCAACGTGATGGAGGCTAGCATGATAAAGAACATGGCTGTTCCAAAGATTGGCGCAAAGTTTTGATACTCACGAAAATCAGCGAAGAATAAGATAAGCATCGCAGCCAGCACAGTTCCTCCTGCAAACAATACAGGTTCTCCAGTGGAGCGCATTGCATGCTTCATCGCTTCGTATTTGCTTTCATAATGGTTAAGTTCCTCGCGGTAGCGGGAGAAAACAAACAATGAGTAATCAATCACGGCTGCGAACAATAGGATGCTCATAATTGAGGTTGTTGAGTTATTAATCTCAAGTCCGCCGGCACCCATTAAAGCCACACTTTGATTCACAACTTGGTAAACGATAACCGTTGCAAGCAGTGGTATGAAGGCAAGTAATGGTGAGCGGTAGATGGTGATAAGTAATACTAAAATAATGACAACTGTTGCAAGCAACAGAACAAAGTCCGCTTGTTCAAACAGTTTGACAGTATCTCCCGCAATTCCTGCCGGGCCAGTTATATAAAAATTAGTGCTATCGAGCGTTTCGGCAATCTCATTACCAATTTCGGAAGCCTGGTCATTTATTTTGGCATATTGGCTATTGCCAAGTCCGTTTTCCAGTTCCATCGGCACAATCATTGTTGTTCCGTCTTCAGAGATAAAGCCCTCTAGCGCTTGCGGGGGCAATTTACTGATATTGACGATTGATTCAATTCCTTTAATATCTTCAGCCAGAATTCCGTCTAATATCTGTTTAGCCTCTTCGATATTGACATCGCCATTTTCATTATGGAACACAAGGATTCCGGGCGTGCCTTGATCATTTGGGAATAATTCTTCCGTTTTTTGTTCAGCTATTATAGATTTCGCCTCATCGGGAAGCGCCTGGAAATTGGTTACTTTATAGTCGCCAAGCTTTGGACCGGCACTTAAGCCAATCATCAGGAGAAGCCAGACAATGATCGTAATCCACATTCCACGCTTTGTTGAAACCCAGTCTGTAATTGGATATAGCAGTTTTTTCACAATGAAACCTCCTTAAAGTATTCAATTGCCATGATACTGAATGAACATAAATTTAATATCAACTTTTGTTTACAATATCGTCATGAAAAAAGAAGCGTATAAGCTTGAGATTGGTTATGATGATAATAATCGTAAGTATCCTGCCAAAATTAAGTTGATGTGATAATGATGGAAATGTATGATTTTTGATTAGTTGATTTAATAATAGATACACTTATTTTAAAATTTTAAAAAATCTATAATAAAATGAAGAAGATATTAATTTTAATAGGGGTGAACTTAATGGAGAGGAATATATGGAGAGATGATACGGACGAATATAAGCTAGAGCCGTTAACATCTGAGATGGTTAAACAAGCAGAAGAAGAACTCGAAGTAAAATTGCCAGAGTTATACATACAGATTCTTAAAGAACAAAACGGAGGATATATAAAGTTTGATTCACATCCTTCTGATACTCCAAATTCTTGGGCGGACGATCATGTTCAGGTAGATTATATATTTGGTATAGGAGAGGAAGATGGTATATTAGAGAGTCAATATTTAATTGAGGAATGGGATTTACCGAGTAATGTCGTTCTCATCTCTGGGGATGGACATAGTTGGATTGCTTTTGATTATAGAAAAACAAAGGTAGAACCTCCTATCATATTTATTGATGGTGATGGTGAACAGATTTTTGAGTTGGCTCCTAATTTCGAATCATTTTTAACTGGTTTGACGATTTGGGAAGACGACATAGGTTTGGATGAATTTCCTGAATCGTAGAAGAGAGGTTTAGGTAATCATGGTACGATTGAAAGCGGCAATAAATCATCCATTTCTTTAAACTGCTTTGGGAATTGCTTTATAAGGCCTTCTGTAAGTGCGTCAGCCAGTTTAATGAAAGAAATTGATTACCAAGTTACAACAGTAAAACATCATGAAAATAATGACGTAAATTCCGACCAGCCATATAAGTCCAGATCCTTTCGCTTTATGAGATTTATAAAGCAAAAAAGCTTGTACTACAAGGGATAGCAAAATAACCAGGATTATATAAAATATTGGATTTTTAAACATGCCCAACAAAAGTTGCATACAAATCACCTCTTAATAAGTATGGGTGAAAATGCAAAAAGAAATACTAATGTGATAGTTGAGAAAGCTTATTGCGCAGTACGAAGGCTATATGCAATAGAAGAGAGTGTTCTTGTTGAACTAACAGGGGGCTTAAATGTATGAATGAGACTGTCTAAAAAGTCCGGCAAATAAAAAGTATCAACCAAAATCCAATGGACAGCCTCATTCCTTTGCTGAAGGACATTTTCCTGGCTGGATTTCTGGATTTTGTCCTTCATGACTTTGCTGAAGGACATTTTCCTGAGTGGATTTCTAAACTTTGTCCCTCATGACTCTGATGAAGGACATTCCCTGGCTAGATTTCTAGAATTTCGTCCGTAAACACACTTTTTGAGGATGATAAAAAAGTAATGATCCTGAGGAGAATGATTGTTCAATTAAACGAGAGGGCTGCCCCGAAAGCCACTTCCATGACTTTTGGGACAGTCCCAAGGTATAAATAACGTAGGTCTGCTTTAAAAGTCTGAAGAATCATCGTAATCATAACGAAATCCATCTTTCGAGGCAGAGACACTCTCTTTTATCTGCAACTGGTCAGTTTTATTTTGTACAACCTGTTCCTTACTGTTTATTTTATTATTTTGCTGGTTTTTGTTTGACTTCACCTAGGTTAGCCTCCTAATGTCCATTTTTCATCACCTATTATCTCTAGAAAGTCTTCGTATTATTCAGTCTGTAACTTTTGTTTAGATGTTGTGAAGATTTTTATTTAAACGAAGCAGAGGTGTTCATATATAACGATAGCTTAATTTAATAGGGGGAGGAGTCTCGCCAAATAGAGTGATAATCTCGCCAAATCCCTAAAAAATCTCGCCAATTCACATTATAGTTATTAAAGGCATTCAAACAAGGAAGTTTAGTGGAATAAGAGGGGATGAACTCTATCTTTCTTCTATGTCACAATTGAAAAAACGATTGCACAGAAGAATGGATTATTTCAATTTGTTTTTTTTGATATACGTTTAATAAACTATCTAACTCTTGACTGAATTTAATTGTATTAGGATGGTTAAGTCCTTTTGATTTTCCTATAGCAATCATATGGGTTCTTAAAACGTCAATTTTATACTCTAGCTCTTGAAGGGATAAAACATTCACCTTTGTAACTTACCTCCCATTTATTTTTAAAAAATATAGTTATGTAAGGAATGTGTATTGTTGCACATATATTTTATACTAAATAATAACAATTTTGTTATTTAGTTCATTTTGTTCATAAATGAAGGTAATTCAAAAGAGTGAAGTAAAGATGCGGGCCTTTGTTGAACAAGAAAGGGCATCACATATTAGTCAGATAAAATATGTAATGTCCTTTTGTTTATTGATTTTTTTAATCTAGGTCTTGAGAATAATTGAATGGTTAGGTGTTATGTTTGGTATCCCCTATAAAAATTCTTATATAACTTTTGATATATATTTTACATTTTAGGGGGAGAAATTAGATTACTTATTCCCTATTGACCTACATATCTTTCATATTTAACAATAACCTTTATGCAGCAACATCATCAGACTAGAAGGTAGGAATAAAACGTGGGAAGAATGGAAAGAAGGAAGCAAGGAAAATCATCTAATAGGATTTGGAGTAAGCTGAATTCTAAAAGTATGAAGGTGAAGATTGTAATAGCAGGTTTAACAATGGCCTTATGTTGTTTTCTCGTACTGAATATGTTTATTTGGAGAAGTGATGTTAGTAAACTAGAGAACCCGGCCCCGCAGCCAACTATTATTTATGATCAAAATGGAGATGTGGCTAGTAAAATTGCTGTTTCAAATATTGAAGGAGTTAGTATAAAACAGATTCCAAAAGACGTTATTCATGCTGTTATTGCAACAGAGGACCAGCGTTTTTACAAGCATGATGGAATTAATTATATAGCAATTGTTCGGGCATTGACTCGAAACACATTAAGCGGTGAAATTGTGGCGGGTGGAAGTACGATAACTCAGCAGTTAGCCAAAAATGCTTTTTTAACACAAGAACGTACGTATACACGAAAGTTTAAAGAACTTATTTTTACGAAAAAAATTGAACGAACATACTCTAAAGATCAAATTATGGAACGGTACTTAAATCAGATTTATTTTGGTGAAGGAGCGTGGGGCATTCAGCGTGCTGCACAAACATACTTTGGCAAGGACGTTAGTGAATTAACGTTAGGCGAGTCGGCTATGCTCGCAGGGTTGATTAAGGCACCTTCTATTTTATCTCCATTTAAAGACATGGATAGGTCCGTTGAACGGAGAAATCTTGTATTATCATTAATGGAAAAGGAAGGGTATATCAGTCAAAACGATGTGGAAAAGGCAAAGGCAAAGCCTATTGTCTTAGAGGGCAAAAAGATTGATGACTATAAGGGGAAATATCCTTATTATGTAGACCATATTATTGAGGAAGCTATAAAAAAATATGATCTTACAGAAAATGAGGTTCTTTCGGGTGGACTACATATTTTTACAGAATTAAATCCTACGATACAAAGTGCAGCTGAACAGGTGTATAAGGATGAAAAGATGTTTCCTGAAAGCCAATCAGACCAGCTGATTCAAAGTGGAGCTATCTTCATCAACCCCTCAACTGGCGGAATTAACGCACTTGTTGGAGGGAGAGGGGAACATACTTTTCGAGGGTTTAATCATGCTACTCAATTAAAACGACAACCTGGGTCTACGATGAAACCACTGGCTGCCTATACTCCTGCTTTAGAACAAGGATACGAAATCTTTGATAGATTACAAGATTCACCTATTAATATCGATGGCTATCAACCAATGAACGCTGATAAACAATTCCATGGAGAAGTGACCATGTATGAAGCGTTGGTACATTCCTATAACATCCCACCTGTATGGTTATTGGAGAGAATGGGATTGAAATATGGTACGAATGCATTGGAGCGTTTTGGTATTCCATTAAAAGAAGAGGATTATACTCCAGGTATCGCACTTGGAGGGATGAGCGAAGGGGTATCTCCTTTATTGATGGCTCAAGCGTTTTCTGCTTTTCCTAATAATGGTGTCAGGGTAGAAGCACATTCTATTCAAAAAATTGAAGATGCAGATGGAGAGGTCATTGGAAAATGGAGCAGTAATGCTACAAAAGTTACAGATCCTTCAGTTGCTCAGAAAATAACCTATATGCTCAAAGGGGTTGTGGAAGAAGGCACAGGAGTAAAGGCGCAAGTGGAAGGCTGGGAAGTAGCCGGTAAAACGGGGACAACGGAGCTTCCTTTTGCTAATTCAGGCGGATCAAAAGATCATTGGTTTGTAGGATATACTCCACAAATTGTTGGAGCAGTTTGGATGGGATATGATAAAACGGATGAAAATCATTATTTGCTAGAATCAAGCGGCGCGACTGTCACAAAAGTTTTCAAAGAAATTCTCTCTAAGTCTACTACGGAATTTTCCCAAAAAGAATTTGGTTTAGCAGCGATAGAAAAACAGCTTAGTGAACAGCGGAAGAAAGAGGAAGAGAAGAAGAAAGAAGCAGAAGAGGAGAAGAAAGAGGCAGAAGAGAAGAAAGAGGCAGAAGAGAAGAAGAAAGAGCAAGAAGAGAAGAAGAAAGAAGAGAAGAAGAAAGAAGCAGAACAGGAGAAGAGAGAGAAGGAAGAGGAGAAAGCGGAGAAGAAGAAAGAGAAGGAAGAAGAAAAGGCAGAGAAGAAGAGAGAGAAGGAAGAGGAGAAAGCAGAGAAGAAGAAAGAGAAAGAAGAATAGAAACTGGTAATCAGTGATGTATCAAGGCGGCCGAAGTCATACTTGTGGAAAGTACCATATGAATCTCAGAAACAGGCTAACTTGATGTTAAACATAATAAAAGGGAAGCAGGCTAAAGAGACAACGTTCAACGTTGTCTCTTTAATTTACTTGTTTCGCTGTTTTAATTTGTCGATATACTCTGAAACTGTACCGTATACAAATCCAACAGTAAGTAAAGCAAATACCACCCCTGCACTATATAAACCAATTCCTGTTAACGTTGCTCCTTCATTCATATAATCCCGACCGCTGATAAACATTACTATCGTAACTAATGGGAAAAGGATAAATACAAAAAATAACCAAAACAGTTCACGAATGGCATGATACATTTTTTCGATAAAATGAAAGATGCTGCTAAAAACCTTCAACTTACTCATTTCCCCTTTTTCTATGATGAAAATTTTTCCTCTATATCACTATAGATAATACTAGATGTTGTTATGTATTTAATGAGAAATTGGTTTTATATTGAAATTTATAGAACGAACTAATGCGAACAGTGCCTGGCACTGTTCGCAAGTCTCTACCTTTTCGGCCGAACTTCTTTAGTAGTCAAGACACGTAAAGCGTCTCGAACTTTTTTTGCAAAGAGGATTGGCTCATCAATCGATTCAAAGTGCATGAACATAAGCCTAGGTTTATCAAATAACCAGTGGTTATGAACGGCCGTAACGATAATATCATGTTCACGAAGTTTACTAATAAAGCGGTTTATTTCGGACTGGAGAATAACTGTTTCACCGGTACAAAGGGCTAAACCATCTCTTGTCATGGATTCAAATGTAAACATTTGTGGAATAAGCAGAAAAGACCTTCCGCTCCTGCCGCGAACGACAGGTTTGATATTGGTGCGAGATTTCATCACCATACAAACTCCATTTTCAGCTGTATGCATCGTTCCTCCGAGGATGTCATTAAAATCATCACATAGATTATCTATAGGGATATTAGGATTGTTTGCTCTAGAACTAACCCCTACAGGATGTGTAATCAATACCTCCATAGCATCTCGAACTTTTTTAGCAAACGAGAGCGGACGATCGATCGATTCAAAGTGCATATACATCAGACGCGGTTTATCAAAAAGCCAGTGATTATGCACAGCAGTCACAATAATTCCATGCTTTCGAAGCTTACTCAGGAACGGATTAATTTCTTCTTCTAATATGACAGTCTCGCCTAAACATAAGGCCCTTCCATCTCTATCCATGTTTTCAAATGAAAAAGCTTGTGGAATGAACATAAAGGATTCGGCTTTTCTACCTAATACTACTGGATGAATATTCGTTCTTGAACGAGTCGCTAAACAAACACCATTAACAACACTAGCGGTTGAATCGAGAATCTCCGCGAATTCTTCACAAAGATCAGATGGATTCATTCCGGAACTTTCCATATAAAATACATCTCCTCATCTTTATTAGTAAGTCAGGTTGGAAGGGAGGGCAATTTCGCCAATTAGCTGAATTAAAAAAGAATAATCCATCCTCCTAAAAACCCAAACCATATAAAGCAATGTATGTATTCACACTTTAGAGGTATAGACCCTTACCTAATTTCGAAGTTTAATTCAGCAAAATTAACTAGTATAAGCCCGTATTTAATATAGATAAGCTCTTTGAAAACTAATTTCCATAAGCTGTAAAGAATAAATGGGAAGAAGAGGTGAATTTAATGCAACCTGGTCAATCGCCTTCTACATCTGTACCTTGGGAACAGTGGCATCAAATGTATCCGAATAGAGAGTGCTGACCACTCCCATGGCTAAAGCCAAGGGGTTCTTTCTCACAAATATCCCACTTACCATTTTCTGTAAGAAGAGACAGAGGTGAAACTTAGGTGAGCAACACTTGAGAGAAAAACAGTCTTTCAAGTGGGCAAGGTCTGTGCCGACTACGCCGTTCGACCGGCGATACTTTTTCCTGTTGGGGGCTTGTCCTTAAGAGAGGAATCTCCTTGTTTTTTGGACAAAAAACGCCGATACCAAACAGGCTGTTTAAACACCACAGAAACAAGTGGTTGGACGGCCATCTGATGTTGTTTGCGCGCAATATTTTGAGCACCATTTACATCCCGATGGATTTCTGTTTTGTGAACAGAACAAATAAACGTTCTTCCCTTTGCCCGATGTCTGCCTCCGCAAAACGGACAATCTTGAGATGTATAGCTTTCCTCGGTTTCTGTCACATGGATGCCTTTGATTTTCGCTTTATAGGTGAGTTTTTGTTTGATTTTCCCTTGATTCCACAGGGACAGTTGTTGTCTTCTTACTTGGTTCTGTTTTCGTTTCTTTTGTTCGTTCTTCTTGGTCCCTTTTTCGATGCCTGATACGTTTCCGATGACCAAACGCGTCACTTTTTCTGCTTCCAAAAAGGCGACAATCTCTTTCGTCGTTTTATGTTCCAAGGCTTCGAGTTGATTTTTACTTGTTTGGTGTAGGCGATTTCTGGCACATTTGTACTTTTTCCATTGACGAGACCCTTTTTTACAACGGGACATTTTCTTACTTAAGTCCGCTAAGGCTTTGGAACGAAATTGGGAGATGCTGCGCATCGCACGTCCTGACAGGACAAGGGCTCTATCTTCGGTGGCCACCGCAGCAACCGCATGAATTTCTCCTAGGTCCCCACCTGCCACCTTCTTCTCATACGCGGACAGATCTTGTTCAGGAACTTGAACCGTATAACAAAACCAATATGCTCCGTTCCGCCAGACAATTTCTGCATAGTTACACGCGTCTAAGTTTTCTTCTGATCGATTGGGAATGACGACCGATTGATTGTGCTTTGGAAACTTTTCGTTCCAGTTTTTCTTTTTCTTCTTAGTTAAAAGGTTAGGAAGGGAGAATCTGTAGTCTACTTTTTTAATCGTGATGGTGTCAGTTGAAATGTCCATAGAGGCTTTTTTCAAGGGGATGCAATAATAATATTTTCTTCGCCACGGATACTTAGCTTTTGAATCCGTTTTTCTTAGCTGTCGAATCGTTTCACGGTTGGCCGCATATTTATCCGCGATGGCCTGAACTGTTTGCGAATGAAGGTTGTAGGTTTGTTTTCGAATGGCTTGAATCTCGGTTTTACTTAACCACTTTTTACAAGCAAAATAATAGGAAGTAGCTTCCCTCACGATATCATTCCAAACGGAGGCCGCTTCTCGTTGCATCGTTCTTAATTCTTCGTATAAGCTGGAATCATAGGGTATTTGAAAGGAATGAGTCACAAACAAATCGATTTGCCTCCTTTCTCTTCGACTTACACTCATTATAATAGAACATTCGTTCTTAATGCAAGAGTATATCCTATAAAAAATCGAACCTTTGACGTGTCATCCAACACGCCCGGTTCCACCTCACTTTCATCCCATCCCTAAAGGGGGTGTGAATCACACCGTAATGGGCTTTCTCGTTCAGAAAATCTGTAAAAGTTTTAGCAGTGAAAGCTTAGACAAAAGAATGTTGTTGTTTTTCTAATGACGACGGGGAGAGCGCATGTAGAAAAGCGGGATAAAATACGAAAGAGAACTTTTCTTTTTACTTTTGATTAGTAGAAAGGAAAGTTCTCTTCTTATATAATTCCTTTATTTATACACATTGGAGGATATTATGCTCCTTTAAATGATTTTTTAATTTAAACATAATCGTGTTATAAGCCTCGTGCTTATAGCTGTATAAAAGAGCCGTTTTTAAATTATAGGTGTTGAAGAAGAAGTCGATTTGTTTTTGTACATAACGTGCAATTTGTTCTTGGTAAAATAACTTTCTGTATTGAATTTTCTCAAGAATGTCATCTGTTAGGGAAAAGATAAAATCCAGAATGGAGGATTCCATGCTACCGCAATATTCGTTCACTGTCATAATATATACCCCCTCTTTTGTCAATGGCTTAATGTGAAATTTACATAAACTTTACATTAAATTAATAATATTATTATAATCCAGAAGCCATGAAAGTCAATGTTTTCGGCAAAAGTAGTCAATTTTAGATAAAAAACAACGCAGTTGCTTAATCTCTATAGAAAAGTGCAAGATGACTTTCTCACATCCATGATAAGGAGGAATATTATTCTCCTATTAAGAAAATATATAGTTTCTGTTAATTCCCTCCTTTAAAGTTTTTTTATGCTACTATTTTGATGACATCGTAGAAGAAAAGCCTATTAAAAGAGGGGATGTACATGTTTTTTCCTACTATATTATTAAAAGGATCCAATGTAAGGCATATTGTAAAAGATAAAAATTATTGTGAATGTGGAGAAAAATATCACGTTTACGTCACTTTCACAAGATATGACCTAAAACAAATCACATTTAAACCAGATAACGAGATAACTTGTCCAACTTGTAAACAGCTCGTTCATTAAGGGTGGGGCCGCCCATCCTTACAACTCCTTTGTTCCAACTTCCTTTTTTCCGCAATTAGATAAACGTCTTGCCTTCCTTTTTGATACAGGAGTACCCGTATGGAGAGAATAATTTGAGTATATTGGAATTGTATATCTGGTTAATAGAGTGGAATAATGATAAGTTTGAAGTATGCAAGAAACGAGATTATAGCGAATGTTGCTAGATACTGTTTGCAGAAATTCATTTTGCAGTAGAAGATGTTGTTTTACTAATGGGCAGGCAGTCAAAAAGGCTTGAGATCAGTTGGATCCTGAGTCTTTTTTTCTGCTTTTAATTCTATTACTTCAATGAGGAAAATTTAGAACATTCGGTTTCGTGAACCTTAATACCTGTTTGGAGATTTAATAAAGGATATATTTTTAATTTGTTTTTATAATAAAATAGGACTAAGAGAAGTGAGGGAGATGATGATTATGGGATTTTTAAAAGAACTAGGGAAAGGTGCAGGATCGTTAGTAGGCGGAGTAACAGGTGGTCTTATAAAGGGGATTGGTGAAGCGACAGGATCAACATTCATACAAGAAGTTGGAGACGGGGTGAAAAACTCTACAGAATTTGTAGGTAAACAATTGGGAAATGTAGCGGAAGGTGTTTGGAATGTTGGGAGTGGTTTGGTCACGAAAGACGATCAAAAAATAGATCAAGGCTTTGAGGATGTAGGAGAAGGTGTAGCTAGCACGGCTAAGGCAGTGGGCCAAGGCATTTCAACGACTGTTCAGAACGTAGGTGATGTTGCTGGAGGACTTATGAATGGTGATGAAGAACGATGGAAACAGGGGTTACGCGATGTAGGCAAAACTGTTGCAGTTGGAGCTCTCGGTGTCTCTGTGTTAGATATAGCTGATGTAGTGGATGTTAATGGTAATGAAGGCGGTGCGGAAAGTAATGATAGCAATGGAAACGTGTCGATGGAGCAGCAGCCTGAGTCTCCGCAAGTTCAAACGGCTGCTAGTGATCTAAACACTGTAACTGAACAGGAATACATAACAGTAGAAAATCCGAATGAGCATTCTGTAGAACCACATTGGCGCACATTAGAAAGTGGAGAAACAATCTGGGTAGACGGTGACGGCGATACAAGTGTAGACCGTACAGTTGAACAAGGTGGAGGATGGAATCAAGATAATCCGGATTATCGTATACCGACAGATCGAGCTTGATTGTGGCGAACAGTTCCTACTGTTCGCTAATTACAGTTATATCTTTTTTGTTTACTAAGAAGAATTTCGCCAAATGATGTGATAATTTATCCCAATTCATAGAGAATCTATCCGAATTGATTCATAATCTCGCCAATTATGATTCTGTTCTCTATTTTTTGAAAAGTAACCATTTATTTCATATCGTTGAATGATTAATACAACAGTTTTATGAGAAATCTTTTGTTATAAT from Peribacillus asahii carries:
- a CDS encoding response regulator transcription factor; this translates as MKILVVDDDVYIQQLIFIHLSREGYQVYRANNAEEALAFLEEQTVHLAIVDVMMPGMDGFELTRILSNDFQIPVILLTAKGQLDDKERGFLSGSEDYIVKPFEVKELLFRVAVVLRRVERAIDTVIKVGNLMIDRKSFEVMINQETILLPLKEFELLSLLASRVNKITPRAALVEQAWGVDYEGGEQTLNTHINRVRERLKKYKATVEIQTIRGIGYKLEEMK
- a CDS encoding MMPL family transporter, producing the protein MKKLLYPITDWVSTKRGMWITIIVWLLLMIGLSAGPKLGDYKVTNFQALPDEAKSIIAEQKTEELFPNDQGTPGILVFHNENGDVNIEEAKQILDGILAEDIKGIESIVNISKLPPQALEGFISEDGTTMIVPMELENGLGNSQYAKINDQASEIGNEIAETLDSTNFYITGPAGIAGDTVKLFEQADFVLLLATVVIILVLLITIYRSPLLAFIPLLATVIVYQVVNQSVALMGAGGLEINNSTTSIMSILLFAAVIDYSLFVFSRYREELNHYESKYEAMKHAMRSTGEPVLFAGGTVLAAMLILFFADFREYQNFAPIFGTAMFFIMLASITLVPALFTLFGRKAFWPKVPKYGQEKEVKHSVWGRIAKLVVNKPGLSGGIVAIFMAITAFNVLNLDYEFDTVKKFPEDLPSRVGYEIVEAGYDKGELAPSTLLIVSDKPMTEDDTVTVIEKLQGFDEIASVRMTAKSEDSKAAKMSVALTMNPYSTEAIDFMQELREKTPEMLEELSIDGEAYYSGVTVKLVDEREVNNGDIVTIVLLETLLILVLLFALTRSFKMPIYMMATILLSYVSALGLGIFLVDVLFGYDAISTRVPVYAFIFLVALGIDYNIILVSRFIEERKKHKVKEALEIAIRNTGGVISSAGVILAATFAALTTMPIADLFVFGFMVAVGILIDTFLVRGMLLPSLILLFEKAKETSHNSL
- a CDS encoding SMI1/KNR4 family protein, producing MERNIWRDDTDEYKLEPLTSEMVKQAEEELEVKLPELYIQILKEQNGGYIKFDSHPSDTPNSWADDHVQVDYIFGIGEEDGILESQYLIEEWDLPSNVVLISGDGHSWIAFDYRKTKVEPPIIFIDGDGEQIFELAPNFESFLTGLTIWEDDIGLDEFPES
- a CDS encoding aspartyl-phosphate phosphatase Spo0E family protein, with product MNVLSLQELEYKIDVLRTHMIAIGKSKGLNHPNTIKFSQELDSLLNVYQKKQIEIIHSSVQSFFQL
- a CDS encoding transglycosylase domain-containing protein — its product is MERRKQGKSSNRIWSKLNSKSMKVKIVIAGLTMALCCFLVLNMFIWRSDVSKLENPAPQPTIIYDQNGDVASKIAVSNIEGVSIKQIPKDVIHAVIATEDQRFYKHDGINYIAIVRALTRNTLSGEIVAGGSTITQQLAKNAFLTQERTYTRKFKELIFTKKIERTYSKDQIMERYLNQIYFGEGAWGIQRAAQTYFGKDVSELTLGESAMLAGLIKAPSILSPFKDMDRSVERRNLVLSLMEKEGYISQNDVEKAKAKPIVLEGKKIDDYKGKYPYYVDHIIEEAIKKYDLTENEVLSGGLHIFTELNPTIQSAAEQVYKDEKMFPESQSDQLIQSGAIFINPSTGGINALVGGRGEHTFRGFNHATQLKRQPGSTMKPLAAYTPALEQGYEIFDRLQDSPINIDGYQPMNADKQFHGEVTMYEALVHSYNIPPVWLLERMGLKYGTNALERFGIPLKEEDYTPGIALGGMSEGVSPLLMAQAFSAFPNNGVRVEAHSIQKIEDADGEVIGKWSSNATKVTDPSVAQKITYMLKGVVEEGTGVKAQVEGWEVAGKTGTTELPFANSGGSKDHWFVGYTPQIVGAVWMGYDKTDENHYLLESSGATVTKVFKEILSKSTTEFSQKEFGLAAIEKQLSEQRKKEEEKKKEAEEEKKEAEEKKEAEEKKKEQEEKKKEEKKKEAEQEKREKEEEKAEKKKEKEEEKAEKKREKEEEKAEKKKEKEE